In the Panthera uncia isolate 11264 chromosome B1, Puncia_PCG_1.0, whole genome shotgun sequence genome, TGCCTCCCTCAGTGTCTTGGGGAAGAAGGAATCCCGATTCCCAGCCGGCAGGTCTGGGGCTGGAGACATGCTGTTTTGGGGATCACCCGGACACCTGGGGAGacagaaatgattaaaatggcaaaCTCAGTAGTTTTCCTGACCTTTCAATCCTATTTGTCCTGGTGACTGAGCAATAGAAGGGAGGCAATAAAAAGCTTATCAATGGAATAAATAGCCACTAAAACAGCAAGTAGGGTTCCCTAACTTCTATACACCTTGAGTCTACCGGTAGGACTCACAGAATAAAGAGGAGGTCTGTGGGCTGGGACTTGAAAGGCATAACATAGGCCCCATGCCCAGAAACAGCTCTCTTATCCCTAGTATTTGGAATCCATATGTAGTAATTAATTCATTTCTTGAGGCTAAATAGTGTTCTCATTTATGGCTCTTTAAACCAAGTTTCACTAATTCCTCACCATGAATGAATCTGCTCACTTTCCACTGTCTACAACGGTTAGGGGATGGGGGCATAAGACATAGTGTGGGGACAGGGAAAATGATGGTAAGTAGATACCCCTTTTCACAGTTCTGTCTAGGACTGGACCGCCATGTCCCTCTTTCCTAACACATCATTACGCATTCTAAATAGGGCTCTTTATCCCATTTCGCTGTTAGGTGGCCCTACTTCCTCTAACCTTCTAAGTATAGATTAGTATTGGATATCTCAGAAGTCCAGAACAGCCCTGGCAACAGGATCTCCCAAGATGGAGAAATCCAGGCATGTGTAGGGCTGGCTGGGCTACGTGTAGGTGAGTGAAGACAAGGTTTAAGCTGCCTGTTGTGGACTCATAAGTACGTATCCATATTGGAACTCAGCTACCATGAATGTGTGCAAAAAGGAAATTCAGAGATCATTACAGTAAGAGGAAGGAGAGCAATCAATAATACCCAACATGAACTGGTTAACGTTTCCAATGGTTCCATCAAGAACTTCGTATCTTGAGCAAAGCAGCAGACAGAGGCTAGTTGCCAGTTATGTTTCAGTGCCTCTCAGCGGGAAGCTTaatagaaaattaggaaaatcaGTTGCCTGAATAGGGGCTGAAATCacttctttttgttctgtttttaaataaattgattcCTGCTAATGTAATTGATTTTAAACTGTCTTTAGGTAAAGAAAACGGTTGTGGTTCAGAATTAGACAAGAGCCTCAGTGTCCCTTAAGAGCcactttaaagaagaataaatgtcTGAGATTTGAAAGAATTCAATCCATGCCACTTCTGAAGGATATACTGAGTTAGGTAATGTGCAAAtatgaattaggaagaaataggGTGTTGGTTAAGGATCCAAGAGTATGACTTCAAAAATGGCGTGGGTTAATTCAGGGCCTTCGGAAATTAGTCATTCTGCTAAAATATACAAGGCAGGCTTCTCCTCACAACTTAATACATATGTCTGTATTTGGCAATGGGCCTGTTGCAAACCAGATTACCTGCAAGGAGCTATGTGGGCTGCCTCCATGCTGAAGTGTGGGTGCCAAAGATTAACATTTGTATTAATATACTTTGAATGAagattattaacatttatttacttttgagagacagagaaggaatgggagaaggggagagagagagggagacacagaatctgaagcaggctccaggctctgagctgtcagtacagagcccaacatggggctctaactcagaaaccgtgagatcacgacctgaactcaagttggatgcttaaccgactgagccacccaggcgccccatttgaATCAAGATTATTAATGATCTGCCTACCTTTGACATAcgggaagcaaaacaaaacagcacatatagacatttttttttgttttatgcttcTGAGTCAGGGAAGACCCCCCCACTTGGGTAATGTTTGGGGAATGTTTTTGACCAACTGGTTAATTCTTTCCATTAGGGTAAGTTTCTAGACTGTTAGAGAAGAGGTATGAGGCTCTGAAGATAATCAGAATCCCAAATATGAATTAAGGCACATATGCTTGATGGGTGggattttcttagatttttggAAAATTCCACTGTGCTAGTTTCCTATGCTATTCAAAGTTATGTACAGGTTGATGGGCTGAGGAAAGTGGAGTTTGTAATGACTGGGCAGTAAACTAgggtttttgatgtttattatctGATATGTATTTTAGTATCCGTATAAGCATTCCCATGGGAGTAATGGCCAGGACGGAGAGAGGAATAAAagcaggcaaacaaacaaaataaaacaaaaatggccTCTGGGAAGAAAGTGAGGAAAGATGATGATCTCTTAGTCTCTGTTCTAAAACTACTGGGTCAGTTGGGCCAAATCCTCAAAGGCTTGCTCAGTAATGATGCCATTGACATCAACAAATCAGTCCATCTCTGGCAAGGTGGCAGTATGGACAGATGacaagtggaagaaagaaaagcagaaagtgtAACTCCTGGTCCTAACAAGAACTCCTTGATGGGGGAGAGTGGGAAAGTGTAGTGCTTTCTGTGGAATCCAGGCACCTTGAGATACAGGGGGTAGAGGAGGAGATAGTTAAGCTGTCTCTGAAGGTGAAATAGCAACAGCACAGCCACAGAAATCAGGCAGCAGATAGCTAAAGGTAGGTCTAGCTATTGGTTCTTAGAGATAGTCTCTGAGGAAAGGTGAATTGAATGGTTGTTATGGCAACCGGATAGGAGGATTGGTCCACTTAACTGTCCCCATAGTAACTGAGCTGCTGGAGAGCTATAGAGGAATTAGTTATCTTAACATGCTACTATTATCCCCATGGTAACCAATCTCTAAATGGCAGTGGTCAGCCTTAAGGAGTAATCCCAGGAAAATCTTTGCTCCCTAGAGAAAGGGTGGGtaggaggcagggaggtgaattgacttcccctgcctcccagagGCTGAACACCTTGAGGTGGTgtagggtgtgtgtatgtggctGGGGGCTAATGTGCTTCCAGGCCCAGGAGGAAGGCTAAGACAGTTGGGTATATAAGGTTTCCTTTGGCCCCCAGCTCATTCGTGCCCAACTCACTCATGGGTTGAAGTGGATGGTGCAGCTGGGAGGGGCTCCCCTTCCGGCTACACATTACCATTCTGATGCAGAGTGCGCCGGCGCTGGCTGGACTGCAAGCTCAGGACCAGGTACTGCCTCATGAACTCACTGAACCGCTTCTGGTTGGCCAACTTCCGGGCCGACTTCCGGGCCCCGGTGAAGCCCCCAAACCTCTTTTGCAGCTGCTTCTGCTCCATTTCTCCAGTCTCATCCATGCCGGGCTCTGTCCCTTTCTGGGCTTGGATTAGGCTCCTGATGCGAGGCATTCGCTTCAGTTGTATCTCGGAGGAGGCGCTTGGCTGGTAAAGGGCAGCTGCCACGTGTTCTGGGTCAGCAGGGCTGAGCTGCCAGGAGCCCCTGGCCATGACCTTGGTGCATGGAGTCCAGAGAGGGCTGCTGAAGACCTTCCCTTCACACTCAAGGATGCACACCTGCAAAGacagaggtgggagaagggaggaggaccAGGAATGCCTATTATATTAGTCCAAAgaaatagtctttttcttttttttaatgtttattcatttttgagagacagagagcattagtgggaggcagagagagagagagaggagagagagagagagagagagagagagagagagagagagagaaaatcctaagcaggctccaggttctgcactgtcagcacaaagcccgatgtgggactcaaactcatgaactgtgagatcatgacctgacccgaagtcggacgcttaactgactgagccacccaggtgtgccagtAGTCTTTTATTGTATACAAAATTTACATCGATACCAATACAAATGCTTCAGAAGCATCTCTTTATTAAGTCACCATTCAGTAGTTACTTTGGTTCACAGAATTTCCAAgttataaagaaacagaaaatgatctGGCCAAGCTCCATCATGTCACAAAGGAAGAAACCTGGGACTCAAAGAGGTGAGATTAATTTGTCCCAGGTGACACAGAAAGTTAATGCAGAATGAGTGCCCCAAACTACACACAGAGCCCTCGTTGAGTTTTTGAAGCCAAACACAACTCATGGCACCCAcaaagaagaattttattttgttctctttttggcTTGAGAGAGGTCGGATTGGCTTAAGAAATTGGGGATGTCAAAGCATGTGCTGAAATCTGCAAGGCTATTTTAAGGCCACTGTGTTAAGACGAACCCTGGTGTTGTTCATTTTTTAGCCCACATACTCTAATTATACTATCTGTGCATCAGCTCTAGAGAATGAGGGTCAAGACCCTTTGGGATGTAGGTAGGTTGGGCAGTTGGGTTccaggtggggaagaggggccaTCAGATGCAATCTTTTAGACTTGCCAGGCCCCTGGGAACTTCGGGcactgctctgtctctccaggCATCTCCCACTTCTACTCTAGACCAACAGCTTGACCATGCTGTTCCCACGTTCCTCCTAACTGATCCTGGCCTTGGCCTTGCCTCCCACATTCCTGTCTCTGATTGGGTCTTCTGGAAGCGTCTACCTccaatttttcttattgtttgctGTTTTGGCTTCACCTCGAATGCTTCTCTGTGAAAATCCCACTGCAGCTTCTCTTTGGACAGCTGCAGGACATCAGAAGACTGGTGTACGTGCCCAGTACCCCCTATCTGGGGAGCAAAACCCTCGCCCCGGTGTTCAGAGAGGCACAGATGCCAATACGAGCAAGGTTTCCAACCTGACCCCTAACCGAAGAGTGAGATGTGCATGCAGCTATATCACAGACCTTACAGCCATTCCACCAAACCCTAGAAAATGTCTCCTCCAATCCTACTTCTCTCGCAACCCCTTGCCACCCCTGACCCTGACTCTCTTTTGTCCTCACCAGGCTTCTCCAAGATGTGGTCTGCACTCATGCTTCTATCTCagcatcttcaatttttttctcatgtcctTGAAATCTGCTTCCCACCCTCATCTTCCACTAACTGCCTTCTTCAGGACCACCAGTGAATTCTGGTCACCAGATCCAATTACCCTCATTCTCTCTGACTTTGCAGCATTTGGCAATGTGTACCACACCCTCCCCCAAATTCTCTGACATTGCACTCACCTCTCAGACTATGCACCTTCCTCCTGTGTTCTatctttaagattctttcttctcatctctctTTATAATCTACCTCTTGGTGACTGTTCATTTCTGTGATCATGGTCATTTCATCTAGGGCATCCCAGGTTTATATGTCCAGCATCTGATATCTATCGAACTCCAGACACTTCTCTGATCCCTGTCTGGTATCTCCACCAAAGTGTCTGACTAGCACTTAAAACACAATTTGTAAAGAATGAAGCCTACCTTCCCTTCTGGGGCAGAGACTGCCAATGCACATAGGATACCTTTACTAACAGGACACTTGTCCTCCCCAAGGCCACATGTAtgtttctcagtctcctttgtaGCCAGAGGTGGCCAATGACATATAAACGACAGTGACCAAGTGAGGCTTCTGAGGAAAGTAGGGGGCTGACTTATCTGAGAAAAGCATCCTTTTTTaatcttcttcttccccttcttccagcCTCCTGCTTAGAATGTGGACATTTTGGCTGGTGCTCCACTGGCCATCTTGAAGCCATGAGGTGACTCAGGGTATGGAAGCCATGTGAGGGTGGCAGCCATATACAGATaaagcagaaagggaaggagcCTGGGACATGGGTGATGTGGAGGAGCTACACAATACCAACCCTGTATTGTCCACCTGCCAACTTCTGCATAGGGAATCAAATCTCTGTCTTATTTGAGCCACTGTTACTTTAGGTCTCTCTTACCAGCAGGTGGATTTAATCATCCAGTATTACTTTTAATCATCCAATAGACTTTCACTACCCTAAGTCTGCCCTTCTGCTTGGTCTGGGTGTGAATCGAAATCatctcaactttaaaaatattttttaaatgtttatttttgagagggggggagggggagggagagagagagggagacacagaatctgaagcaggctccaggctctgagttgtgctctgtcaggacagagccctacgcagggctcaaactcatgaactgcaagatcctgacctgagctgaagttggatgcccaaccgacagCCTCCTAGGCACCCCCAAATCATCTCGACTTGAAAAAAGACAGAATTCAAAAGCCAGTTAAATTCCTGAGGAATAGCACTGGCATTTAAAACTTAActtttacaggggtgcctgggtggctcagtcggttgagtgtccgactttggctcaggtcatgatctcacggtccgtgagttcgagccccacgtcgggctctgtgctgacagctcagagcctggagcctgcttcagattctgtgtctccctctctctctgcccctcccccactcacactctgtgtgtctctctctatcaaaaataaataaacattaaaaaaaaacttaacttttACAAAGCTCAGGTAATTCTGATATCTGCCTGGGTTTGGAAACCACTGACGTAGTCCATGTTTGCATGTTATGATGAGGTTTGGTAATGTGTCCAAAACTATACTGTTAGACAACGTATCACCTGAACAAGAAACCAAATGTCTTGAGTTCCAACCCAGGAGCTCTGTGTGCTTGCAATACAAATTGGTGGAAATTAATGCAAGAGTAAGGATCTTGTGAGACCAAAGGTAACGTTCTAATGGGAAAATTACTCACTTTCTGCTGGGTCAGAGTGGGGAAAAAGACAGTATCCAGTGGGAGTGCCACTCCTCTTCACTGATAAAGTTTCCAAGGTGCATCCTTTGCCAAGCCCTCCCCCACGGCCCCCTACTAGCCATAGGTGGTGACAGGGGTCCCTGTTGATACACAAGTCGTGGGCTTTCTGAGCATGTCTTTGCCATTTAGATTTTCCTCAGAGATGCTGACAGAACGAATATCATCAGTGCCAACTTTTTCACACCCACAATGTCACTGGGTATGAAAGAATGATAGACAACTTCCATTGGTGGGGATAGCAGAGTTTAAAACAATGGTACCTGCAAACTTGAGTGTTCTTTAAGAATTGCTACTGGTTTGCTAGaatccaaaatctttttttttcatgtttttatttatttttgaaagagagagagagacagagtgtgagcaggggagggacagagagagagaaggagacacagaatccaaagcaggctcccggatctgagctgtcagcacagagtccgatgtggtgctcgaacttgtgaaccacaaagtcatgacctgagcccaactcatgaactacaacatcatgacctgaactggagtcggacacttaaccaactaagccatccaggtgcccctagaatgtaAATTCTTAAACTACACCCCTGGAGACACTGATTAGTAAGCCaagggtggggcccaagaatctgcGTTTTTAACAAACACTCAGGTGATTTGGAGGCTGGACTGTGAGAAATCCTGCTTTGGAACTTGTTCGGAGGAAGGTGTCATCATGGAAGTGGTCAGAGTCTCCTTCAGAGAAAGGGTTACTGGGGTCTGTATTTAGCCTGCTcctgaaatattttgaataaaactaGGTAGAACCAATTTGTAGGATGTTCTTTCAGATCAAAATCCTATTGGGTTATTACTGTATAGCAGTGGGTGTCTCTGGGGACAATTTTGTTCCCAGGAgctatttggcaatatctggagacatttttggttgtcataaggtgggtgggggtgggggagatgctACTGCTATCCCATgagtagaggtcagggatgctagTAGACATCCTACAGGACAGCCCCACATGACAAATAATAACCAACTTAAAATGTCCACAGTGGTGAGTCTGAGGAATCCTACCTTCCAGGATAAAAGGGAAAGCATGAATAGTATTGGGAAAACCAGCAGAAGTGTCAAATTTTGGCACCAACAAGGACTTTGAGCGGACTTGGTCCAATCCTCACAGTATAGGAGCCCCAAATGCTTGTTGAACTGTTCTGTGCCTTCAGTTTACAAGAACAGGTGGAGGTTGTTAAACCTAGAGGCTATTAGATCTTCTATGAGCCCCTGGGTTGCTAAGCCCAGATGGTAATTAGATTGTGTGTCAATCAGAGAAAATGCAATTCTATGATCAAACCAGATGCATAGGTTGTACAGAGACTCAACATACTGTTAGATGCATTAGGTACTAGCAAAATCatctcaactcttgatttaggaGAAGGTTTGGGGCAAATGTGGAGGATCCAAATTCACAACAGCATTTGTGGCGCCAGATGGGCATATGAGCTTATTGCCTAACACTCTGGTCTAAGGGACCCACCAGCCTCTTTCCAGAGATTGGATAATGGCCTCTTAAGTGAGCTGGACACATTTTCGCAGCCCACACTGATGACATTTCTATATTAAGCCAGAGTGTGGATGAGCATCTGGAAAGTTTCAGACTGGTGCCAAATTGATCTGTAAAGCTGGGTTTGTGGGGAAACTGAGCAAAGGGCCATTTGGACATCTGAGATCAACCATTAGGGAAATAGGCACATGAGCCCACTGGAAGGAAACGAGGAAGCTCATTGATATTGTCAAGCGTTTGCCACTAAAGAATCAAATCGCCTCTGACCAAGAGACATTTGGGAGCTATTTGTTTTAGGAGGTTGTTCTAGAATATCTGAGGGCTAACACGAATTGGCAAGCAGATGAATagtgcaaaagaaaaacatgctaGGAACTCTTACTGCAAATTAACTAGGAAGAGTTTTTGTGTAATGAAGATACAAAGCACTACGAGAAGTTAGTTTCTTTTGCTATTAATCAAGTTCCAGGGAGTTTTAGATAAATTTCCCCAGACCTTGAGGGTTACTTTCTCCTTTGTCTCTAAAACAACTCAGCGAATCTTGTTTTTTCTACTTTAGCTGAGGGGGTAAGTGCCATTCATAATTAGGTGGAAGGAGCCCAAGATATTGCAGTGGGTTTGAGTGTATGAGTCATTTACTGACCAAAATTATAGTCTAACAAAAAGCCAGCCATACTTGGACCATTGACCTGGAATGAGAAATGCAGAACTTCTTGATAAAACCAAGAACTTAGGGGATCCTAGGAATTGCTCAGTAATACATAACTTAGTGGAGGGATTGGGGAGGTGACCCTTGCTGAGATATCtaagttccccccaccccccataattCACAGAGTGGAAAAAGGTTGCAAGATTTGGAAATGAGGTGTGGTTGCCAACATTCTAGGCATTTCATCAAACGTTTGAAAATAGGTTAAAAGTGAATACAAACTAGAGGCAAAACAGCCAGGCAGCCGTCAGGTCCTCTGAAGGTCAGCAGGCACTTTGAAGCATTTATCCCTCAACCATGAGGCTGTAACTGGCCATATTTTAACTTGTTTCAAAGAAGTATCTAACAGCGTTTTCAGGACCCCAGAGATTTAACATGCTATGgaggaatgaaaacaaattctttaatggctttgaaagacaccaATGTGAAAACGTGGCAGCGTCTGCAGTGGATGGACCTATTAGGAGACTAAGGGTCTTGCAATTTTACAGTTTCCATGGGACATGTTTATTGAGTACTGCTCTGTGCCACACTCAGTGCTGCATGCTGGGGATACCCAGGACAATCAGAAGAGGAAGCTCACACATTATGGTGAGAGAGTAGCAGATACGGATAACTGTCAGAAGACAAAGGAGTGAGGGGCTGGCTCTCTTGGGGGCAGGTGGAGAATCAGCACAGTGTTCTCACAGGTGAAATTTAATCTGAGTTTTGAAGTAGGGGTATTGGATGAAGATGAAGGGAGAGGCATGTGCGAGATGGTGGGGCAAGTTCCTGAAGCCTTAGCAAGGCCGGGAAGGGAAAGTGGGATTTCCCAGGAACTATGAAAAGTGATTGAGCCCAGCGGAGAGGAGGTGAGGCGTGTACCTTTGGGAGTCCCCTACAGCCTGGGGAGAGCGGAAGGCCTGGGGTCCAGGGATGGCATCTCAGAAGGAGAGAGTATGGGGAGGAAAGAATTCCTGAATCTTGATCACTTAGGTttagagggtggggagggaaacaggAACCCACCAGGaggtaataaaaaatgaatcGGAATGGGGAAGAGAACCAGGCGAATTCACCGAGTTGACTGGGAgaggacagggaggaggaaaCCTGCAAATTGGCTCCAGACCTCTGAGAGAGCAGATAAGAAGTGATGCAGCCCAAAGGGGTGAGGGCTGCAAGTGTAGATTACTCTCTGGGtgtacagatatcttttcaagtcctAATGCTTTCTTTGATGGGGGAAAACAAAGCATTGCCATGAAAGCTAGAGATTCCAGCATTGTGCATAATTTTCAGTCTTGTCTAGGCTGCAGATGGAGAATTTAGCAGTGTGGAGATGATCAGATTATTTCTTAATCAACTCATCATTGGTTTACATGTAAACCAAGTTGGCCGCTCTCCTTACTAAGACTAGGGCAAAGTGTTTTTTTAGATGAGCTTTTAAGCCTCTCTGGGCTGCACGGAAAAAGCCTGTGGGCCTTCTGTGTTCCAGCCAAACTCAGCTTTTCTCAGTTCCGTAAATGCCACTTCCCTCTGGCACAGGCATTTGAACGTGTACTCCCCACTCTCTCTATCACCTGggaccctctctctgcctcttcgcTCCCATTCTTTAGGTTTCCTTAGAGACTTCAGTTCCTTCAAGAGTCCCGTCTGTCCTTCTAGTCTGGGTTGGGGTCCACTGTCTGTGCTTCCCCATCATCCAGTAGTTAAGCCCTCTTGAAGGGATTGTGGGATCTTCTCTCCCACTGGTTGCAGACTCCATCCATCTGCTTCCTGGACCCTTTGGCCTGGCCCTGTGCTCAGCATACAGAAAAccaaaatggatgaatgaggaTGGGCCAACTTTGGATGGGTCATCTGGGGATGCTCTTCATGATGCTGTAGAAACCCACTGAGCAGGCGAGGGAAGAGCTTGCTGTTTGGGTCTGTAGGGCCTGTGTCTGCTCATCATTAGTGAGCTAGCCCAATGTAAATATGTGTTCTATATTTGTACACTCGCCTTAAGGAGCAGTAGTtacttttggttgtttttaatggTTGAGGAGTTTGAATTATGACATCTTTTGAAAGAAGTTTgactacaaagaaaaaatgattgaGTTATGTTGGATTTAATAGAGGAATAACTCTTTAGGCTGACATGAAAGCAGTTGAGAAAgtttatttaaggaaaagaaatttaatgcCAGATTAGaacctcaaattaaaaatttaaaatataggggctcctgggtggctcagtcggttaagtgttcaacttcggctccggtcatgatctcatggcttgtgagtttgaaccccgcatcgggctctgtgctgacaactcaatgcctggagcctgcttcggattccatgtctccctctctctctgcccctccccctcttgcactgtctctctctctctctctctctctctctcacaaataaataaaacattaaaaaaaaaacctaggaaaaccaaaaaccaaaacaaaatttaaaatataaacaaaatttaaaatataagagagCATTTGGGTATTCACTGTAGAATTATCTATAATATCAAAAATGGAGGGCAACGTACATGTTAAACAGGAGGGGAATAGTTAAACAAATTATACTGTATTCCtagaaagaaagaacttaaaaTCATGTTTAATAACATGAGGAAATTATCCTGGTATAATGTAGCAAGTGAAAAACCAGGACTCTTTCTCTGACAGGTGGGATTAAAGTAACGTTCTTCTGTTACACTTCTCTGAATTTGCCAAATTCTCTAAAATGAGTATGCATTATTTAATAATGGGAACAAAATGGCAGCACAGGCAGGTCTTTATTTGAAGTGGAAAAGGGGAAAGATGACAGAGTTTGCATTTAGAAGATGCTAAAGTCAGCATCTGTTTCCTATCCACCACGTGGCACCAGGTGAGTCACATGCCCCCTGGGCAAGGCCTTAATTTCTCATTCTGggttggaggaaggagggagaagaagacgGAGGGCGTTCCATGGCCTACCTCAAGGTTGAAGCTGTCAAGAGCTGGGCGGAGCTTCTCTCTGCAGGTCAGACAGTCCTTCTGGCAGCTGCTGGACACGCTGGAGAAGAGGCTGAGCAGCAGGAGGTCACAAAGCAGGATTTTCATGGTGCAGGAGCAGGAAGCAGGCGGCTAAAATACTAAAAGAAGTGAGGGTGAGCCGCAATTAGAACAGCCTTTCTGGGGGGGTCTCACACAGGGGATGCCACCAGAGGGGACGGCGCCAGGCCCAAGATTCGCCTCCCAGGAGGGAGCGGGTTGTCAAGGATACAAGAGGCTTGCTCCTGCCAGCCAGGCCTACCGTTCATGCAGGGGTGAGTGTCTGGGATCCTAGGCGGAGCACCCCTGTGATTCCTGCCACCTAGCTGGCCTCGACGTGCACAAGCACTTCCAGGGGGCTACAGACCTCACTTTGCAACTTACTAACTTGTGGCTGTAAGACAACCTCTCCAAGCTTCAGTTTTCATGTCTGTAAAAGGGGGATAGTGCTACCTGTCTCGTCATAGGGCCATTGCGAAGAGATGAGATCTGTAAGTAGGTTTGGCAAAGTGCCGTGCATGAGTGAGACATGTGCAGTGAGGTTCATGGATGACTCGTGTcctttgtctcctcctccccagccttccCTGCCTCAGCCAGGAAAGCCCCACATTCCACAATTTGCTCTTCCAGGAAGCTCCCAGATTCCTTGTCTGTTTCCCCTGCGAGAGGTGAGCTTGCTTCCTGAGCACAGGGCCAGTATGTCCACCCTGCGAGGCCATCCAAAACACAGGACCAGGTATGTGgagttatttattgaaaaatgaacaaagacacTAAGATAATAGCTCAAATTATTATTAGTTGGACCAGTAGTGTATAATTTTTATGTAGGATGGCCTGAAAGATGTGCGGTTTTTCCTGTTCCTCTTTAAATTTATC is a window encoding:
- the PNOC gene encoding prepronociceptin, with the translated sequence MKILLCDLLLLSLFSSVSSSCQKDCLTCREKLRPALDSFNLEVCILECEGKVFSSPLWTPCTKVMARGSWQLSPADPEHVAAALYQPSASSEIQLKRMPRIRSLIQAQKGTEPGMDETGEMEQKQLQKRFGGFTGARKSARKLANQKRFSEFMRQYLVLSLQSSQRRRTLHQNGNV